The DNA sequence CGCCGCCTGCGGCGTCGTCTCCATCGGGGGCCGTGTCCTCGCCTTCGGCTGCGGGCCGCACCACCCCCCGGCTCCGATCCTTTGACAGAATGTAGATTCACGCACCGATTTGCCGCGCCGCAGGCAGAAATTCCAGCAATCCCGGTTCATGAACCAAGCAATTTGCCTCGTTTGCCAAGCAATTTTACCGCATTGTGGTCAGTCAATGCTTTTGCGAAACGGATTGAATTCCACAGATTCCTTTAAAGTGACCGCTGAACCTGATTACCGGTGTTCCATTTTCTTCGGAGTATTCGTAGGTAAAAAGTCGGACACCACATTCTTTAACTGCCTTGACCAAGGCTTGCTGAGGCAGGCTTGGTAGGAGCAAGACCAGCTGATGGCGTCCAAGCTGCGGCAAAAGCTTCGGATAAAGCTGGAGTTGCCCCATGCCAGCATAGACGTCGGCAGCGGTTGCTCCCGACTTGATCTCAAGTAGAGTGGGCTCGATTGGTCCTGCAATAACCGCGTCCACTTCGTAACCACTAGCATGCTTAGGCTTATCGATAGCGATACCAGCTTCACGCAATATGATTGCTAAGCGTTGCCAAACCTCTCCTTGCTGCTTTCGAATATGCTTTGCATCCTGAGCATCCCGGGCGCCGATGACATAGGTTCCACCGGTTTCGTCGTTACCGAGTCCAACAACTGGCGTTGTGTCCGGCATCGTACCGATCCCAGCTACCTCCCTTTCTCGAGCCCTTACGCAGATATCAACGAATTGACCTGTAGCGGACCGAATTTCATCCGAACTAACATCAAGTGGCGTTACGACATACCATTCGCGCAGCTTACCCGATGTATTTCCGTTTTTGACAGGTTCGGGCGTGAGTCCAGTAAGCGTCCGAAACTCAGCTTCCAGAATGTGTTTATTGCCCGCCACCGGGGGTGTTAGCCGCCCCTGCCGAAGCAGAAATGGTCGACCATCCTCGTCCAGCGCGATAGCGGAAGTGATGTTTGGATCACCTGCATTTTCTGCCTCGTTGATTTGAACAGCCCAGTATTTTCCAGTAGGATCTGTACCAAGCGCGGTTCTGAGATCAAGTTTGTTGCTTCTATCGTCAGATTGATTACGGAAGACTATGCGTTGCTCCGGCAAACGCCAGAGTTTTCCGTCGCGGATGCCCTCTTCTAGAAGAAGCCGAACGCCATATATCGAATGATCTTTTGACAAAATCGGCATCAGAACTAATTGTCAGCACGTCGGTGGTTCTCCAATTGAGCTTCAGGCTTGCGTCAGGATAGCGATATCGAATTGGCAATAAGCTGCAATGTCTAAATCCCCATATCTATTTTCAAGCGTTGTTGGCAAGGAAAGCGCGAAGCTGGTCACTGGCCATTCCACAAGCGATTGTTTTCTATAGTTTACTGAGAATGAAATGCCGCAGCCTCGGTAGTGGCTATTCGACCTTCGGAACGATTATGGCACTGACCAAAATTGTTACTCTGCAACTTTATTAACCACCCTCTTGGTCACGCAAAGCAGTCTTACAGGAAAAGCGTCTACTAGACTGGCCTACGCAGCACGAACATAACAAGAGCATGTGCGCTCCCCCGCTCAGCCGTCGCTTTTATTAGGGATCCCGTTTCAAGTAGCGGTCTACCAAGATCTTCGGGATCATGCAGATATCCCTGATATTGGCTAGCGTTTAGCTGTTTATTTTCAGCATGGCGCAAGATTAACACCGCCTGCATGATCGATCCTTTACGTGGCAATCAACGCATTTTACTTCACCTTAAGGTTGCGTGGTCTACTGGCGGCATGACATGGATAGGGAGATCAGTGTGGGGTGTCATATGCGAATGATAATTTTGGCTGCAGTGCTGGTAAGCGCTACGCCTGCATGGACCCAAGAGCTGCGGTCGATCAACGAAACTATGCAGAGCATAGACGATGACCTGCACGTTTCGGCCTACACCTCTGTGCGTTGCGCCGGATTGTTCGATGGCATCTTGGCATACGGAGGCCAAAATATGCCAGCAGAGCTAGTTGAGCGGTATCAAAACGCCTCGACGACGCTGGTCATTGGCACGACGATAATCAGGGCGTATCAGACGCGCGACCGTGGATTGCCCGCGAAGGACTTCGAGGTAGAGTTCCGAAACTCGGACGCAGAAGCGGTTCGTTTCCGCGACATCTATAGCGATCGTCTGCAGAACAACTATAACTTGACCGGTCAAATGCTTGAAGCCGACCCGCTGGCTAAAGCCGACCTCGCGCTATGCGGTGAAGTCGCCCCGCGGATTGAGAAGATCGTCGCACGGGAAATGGAGCGGGCTGCCGATTGAGCGGCAGAGTATAATGCTCCGCGCGTGATCTCCTTGTGCGACAGCTTGTCCCGCATAGTTGGGAGCTGACCGAAGCCAGTTGAGACAGGAGTCAAGGTGACCGAACCGAGGGTGGATCTTAAGGTTGTTGAAGAAGGGCAAATCAAACTCATCTTCCAATCTGGGGGTGAGAAGAAAGAGTTTGTACTTTCTCCCGAGGACGCCATCCGCATGGCTGCCTCATTTCGCGCAGGCAGTGACTACATCCATGAGGGAAAGGACGGCTTGATTGTTGAAGTAGTCTATCCCTCCAGAACGTCCATTGCAGTCTGGGTCCGCGACAACGAGCAAAAACGCGCTTTAATTCAGCGCGCAGAGCTTGAAGAAATTGTCCGAAAAGCGGATGCGGTAGCTCACGAAGAAGTCCTATGTAGCACCCTGGGGATGTTCGTACGCGGGGAACTTTACTTGAGTTGCGCCTGCAATTTTTTTGAGAAGCGCCTGCATTGTGGTGATATCCAGCGCCGGGACTTCGATCGCGCCATCGAGCTCTGCACTACGGAAACCGTCGCTATGTGGCGCCAAGGCGCGAGCATATTATTGCAGATTGAGGACCCCGAAACTCGAGAATTTGATTGGTCCAAGGCCAAGCAGCGGATTGCGACGTACGAACGGAATGGCGTTTTTTGGCTGCTGAATTACTGCCCTTACACAGAACACCGAACAAAAGGCATTCCTAACGATCTCTACTGGTAAGCAAACGACAAGTAATCATGCCAGCCCTCAGAAACAAAATAAGACGATGCAATCAGCAATTACCAAGCGTCTGCTGCCCATATTAAAAATTAGAACGTTTACCTCTATCCAGTAAATCGCACGCAATAATAATAGGTAGCTAAGCTGGCTGTGCCCGACCCAGCTACCAGCCAGGTGTTATTGCTGCAATAGCATTCGCTGCAGCTAGCGTGAACGTCGGAGACGAGCTATTCGCCTCGATCCTACTAGGTCCTCGATAGGCTGTTTTTCAGAGATATGGTGATCGCGGGCACCGCGATCGCTGATCCAACGGACAGCCGCGCCTCCGCTTCGCTCTGGCATAGCTGACGATCTTTCATTTCATTTTCCGCCTGCCATCCGGCCGGCGATCCGAACACGGGCTCTGGCGCCGCTGCGCGTCAGCCTCCACGGAGAAATCCGGTTCCTCCCACGCGCAAGCGCGCGGGTCCCTCCCAATTTCACCGCTCCGGCCCCGTGTGTCAGATCACCGTCCGGCCGCAGGTCGGGCTGCGCCCACCCTGCTTTGCCCTTCGGATGACATGAGGTCATCCAAAGTGAAAAGCAGCGATGGCTTCGCCACTGGCGGAACAGGAAGGAACGGGCGGAGATGTTGGGTCACCTAAAAGGCAAAGCCGTGACGCAAACGGCAATTTTGCTTGGTGTTCACAAAAGGATGTAGATTCGCAGGCTGGCTTGCCGCTGCCGTGCTGGAAGTGCGGGCTCACGCCGCATCTTTCACCACACATTTTTACCTTGTTCGTCAGGCAATATTGCCGCTTTGAACCCTTGGTAGTCAGCTAGCTTTCGCAAAGGCGCAGCGGATGACCGCCCCCAACCTAAGCCGATTAACAACCGAACCGCATCATGCAGTAGGCAGAGCTCAAACAGACTGTTTTTTTGGGGGCAGTGAAGTAGCTAGGTTGTGTTGGTCTTTTTAAACATCCGGGAGTTGAATGTGTCTGATTTTGTAGCTTCTGTTCAATACAACGATTTCAAAGGGACTGTCGCCGCAGATAGATCCGACACCGAGAGCATGGCGCAGTATCTTACTGATAAGGGCCTTGCCACAGATGGCGAAAGGGTCATTGGCTACCGCATTTCTTTCAACGGGAACCACGGAAAAGAATACGAACCCGGCGTTCTGATCTACTTGCAGAAAGGCAGCTTCGACAATCCTGAAAAAGTTATCAGAGCGGTCGAGATTGAGATGAGCGCATCAAAATTATTATCATTTTTCAAACGTTTCTCTCTTGTTTTGATGCAAGATGGGCTTGACTTGTCCAACGTTACGGTTGACGGCCCACACCACGGAGACTGAGACAAGACGTAACCGCTGCGAGTAGCAGCATGTCCCGCAAAACAGACGGCCCAGGGTGACGGGCGAGCGTCTACTATGCGGGACCAAGCAGACAGTGGTCAGCGCGGTTGAAATGCAAGTCGGATACCCAGAGCGCAATACAGGGTGCCCACCACTTTTCCTTGCCAACGCTGTATGGCGGGGTTGCTGCGCAAGGCTGCTCCGATAGCGCCTGCGCCGACCGCCACCAATAGCGTGGCAGCAGTCCCCACCACGACGAACAGCAGGCCAAGCACCAGCAGTTGCAGGGCGACGTTTCCCTGATCTGGAGCGACGAACTGCGGCAGGAACGCCAGGAAGAACATGGCCGATTTCGGGTTCAGCACCTCAGCGAGACATGCCTGACGAAATGCTTTACGCGGAGTGATCAGCGGCAAATCAGGCTGGCCCTGAAGAGAAGTCCGCTCGAAGATGCTACGAAGACCGATGTAGATCAAATATCCAGCGCCCAGCAACTTTACTGCCAGAAAAGCATTGGCAGACGCCATGACGATGGCCGACACCCCTACGACGGCCAGCAGGGTGTGAATTACATCTCCCAAGCCAATACCGAGGCTCGTGGCTACTCCAGCCCGAGTTCCCGAGGTTGAGGCACGTGCCGAAGTCAGCAGGATCGACGGCCCCGGAAAGAAGACGAAGCCGACCAGCACTGCGAGGTAAGTCAGAAGCACAGTCATTTCGGGCATCGCCATCTCCTTTTCCACGCTTTGCAGATGCTAAGGACTAGGGCGACCGTCCGTAAAGGGCTGTTCATGCACCGGCCGTCGCGGCCCGGCGGCGGCAGCTGTGCGGGACGAAGCGGACTGTCGTGTTAATCACATTGGGTCAGGCAACTCAGTTTCTTGCTGTTCAAAGCGCGCGCATTCAATTACCCGTCAGACTCCGGACACGAATAGCGATTAGC is a window from the Paracoccus marcusii genome containing:
- a CDS encoding LysE family translocator, producing the protein MPEMTVLLTYLAVLVGFVFFPGPSILLTSARASTSGTRAGVATSLGIGLGDVIHTLLAVVGVSAIVMASANAFLAVKLLGAGYLIYIGLRSIFERTSLQGQPDLPLITPRKAFRQACLAEVLNPKSAMFFLAFLPQFVAPDQGNVALQLLVLGLLFVVVGTAATLLVAVGAGAIGAALRSNPAIQRWQGKVVGTLYCALGIRLAFQPR